The nucleotide sequence TTTGTGTGATCGGGCTCTCCATCGAAAACAATGGTTTTATGCAGTGGTATGGAAAAAACATAGATATTTACAGCGTTGAACAGGAGCTTGCCCATGTAAAAACAATCGTAACATTCAACGGAGACGGTTTTGACCTCCCGCAGATTAAAAAACGTCTCTATGTTGACCTCAAGGAAAACCGTGTTTCCCGGGATCTTTTCAAAGAAAAAAAGAAACTTGGCATCAAGGGGGGACTGAAAGATCTTGAAAAGATGTTCGGCATAACGAGAAGAACTGAGGGTATGAACGGGTACAAGGCGGTCTGGCTCTGGGAACGATACAAGAACAAGGGCAACCTCAATGCCCTCAACCTCCTCCTTGAATACAACAAGGAAGACGTGATAAACCTCATAGCGCTTGAAAAGATACTTGATGAGATGAGAAGGGAGCCGGTATGATTCAGGATTTCCAGATCAGATCGGGATTTAACACGATAGCCGGTCTCATGACCGTTCCCAACGGTCCGGGAAAATACCCCTGTGTTATCCTCTCTCACGGCCTGATAAGCTCCAAGGAGAGTTCCAAGTACGTTGCATTATCGGAAAGGTTCGCCGGCGCCGGTATCGCAACCTGCCGGTTTGATTACCATGGATGCGGTGCGAGCGGGGGCAATATTGAAGACACAACCCTCTCAATCAGAATAGAAAATCTGAACGATGTCACTGAATACGTATTGAGACACGGGCAGGTCAAACCCGAAAGCGTAGGCATTGTGGGGAGCAGTTTCGGCGGGGCCACGGCCCTGATAAAGGCAGCGCGGGACAAGAGGATACAATGCGTATCCTTCTGGGCGACACCCTGTACGCTGGAAAAACGGGGCGATGGCAGCATATCCGAGATCGCCTTTAAAGAAAATATTTATGATGACTTTGCAGAATATGACATATTGTCAGAGGCGAAAAAGGTTTCCTCTGCCCTCGTGGTTCATGGGGAAATAGATGAAGTTGTTCCCTTCCAGGAGGGAAAGGCAATATACAGGAACATTAAAAAACCTAAAAGCATAGAGATCATAAAGGGGGCTGATCACATATTTTCAAACCCGGCGCACCGGGAGAAGGCGATCAACCTCACCCTGAACTGGTTCCGGAGATACCTGCTGAGCGTATAGCAAACCGTATATCGTATATCGTATTTCGTATATCGAGATTGTAAAGGAAACCGTTCAGCGGAAGAATTTTGCCGGTTTGTCTCTTTGCCTTTTTTATCTTTTGCTATCTACTATTCACTATCGACCATTCACTGTCTTTTCCCGCGTGTTTGCGGGGGACAATCCGACACAGGTGTTCGTTTTAATGGAAAATCCGGGTTTAAACTACGGGCCTTCGTTGCCTTCTTTCTTCCTCTCTCCCCTCGTCTTCAGCCGTTCCCGGATAAGGTCGCCGACGACATTGCTCAATCCGATACCAAGGGCAAGGGAAAGCGTCATGACGATGCCCCCGAAGATTATAAGAAAACTGATGGTGATTATCATATTCCCTATGCCGATATACTCGAAAACCATCCCAAAGGTGATGATGATGAGAAAGATCCTCACCCCTTTTGCAATAATATCGCCGTATTTTATGTTCGCATTTTCACAGGTCATAAAAATGACCCTGCTTATAAAATTGCTGAAAATGATCCCTATAATAACGATGACAAGGGAAACGATGATATACGGCAATGTCGTGGAGATCTTGGAGGCATATTCGGAAAACTGGGAAATGCCAATAAAATTGAGGCCAAAAGACAGAAAAAGGACGATGAATACCCAGTAGACGATCTTACTGAGGACAATGGAAGGCAATGTCTTGACCCCACCTTTTTGGAGAAGGTTGGCAATACCAACGTCCTGTGCCCATTTATCAAACCGGAAAAGTATTAAGAGCCTGCCCAGCAGCTTTTTAATAAACCAGCTGATGATCAACCCGCCGACCATGACGATGACCATGACGATCACGTTGAGAAAAACCTCTGAAAAGTTATCATAGAGGTCTAAAAAGAGGTCTCTTAAGAATTCAACCATATTGGGAAAATCTTATTCAATGTAAGCAGGTATGTCAATGGAAATCAGCCTTCCGGCCGTCGGTTTTCAGCGCACGGGTAAAATATATCTCTAACGGCAGTTTACTGTTTATTGTAAGCTATTTTATTTTTTTGTTGACATTCTTTTGAGATTTGTTTAGGAATTTCTAAAAAGGAAAGGAGGTAAAGACATGCCTGCAAAAGTTGATGAAGATGCCTGCACAGGATGTGGAGCGTGCGCAGAGATTTGTCCCGCCGATGCTATTACTGTTGATGATACGGCAAAGGTCGATCCTGAGCTCTGCACAGAATGTGGTGCATGCACAGAAGAATGTCCGGTAGAAGCAATAACCCTGGAAGAGTAAACCCGATTCTAAAAATATAAAAGGATGGGACAAGCGCCCATCCTTTTATATACCAACTCTCTTAATGCCTTAATTTATAAACCCTTTACAAGAATCTCGGAGAGGTCCATGGCCTTCATCGTCTCGACCTTTTCCTTGTCCTTGATTGCATCTTCCATCATGATCAGGCAATAGGGGCACGCGGTGACCACCGTGCTTGCAGGTATCGCTATGGCCTCGTCGATCCTCAGATGATTGATCCTTTTGTGATGCTCCTCCATCCATATCCTGCCGCCGCCGCCGCCGCAGCAAAAGCTCCTGTCATGGTTCCTTTCCATCTCGACCAGCGAGCCCTTTGCGACCTTCCCGACGAGGCCTCTCGGCTGGTCGAAAATACCGTTTACCCTTCCGAGATAGCAGGGGTCATGATAGGTTATGGTGCCTTCGATGGCAGGGTTCAACGCGAGTTTCCCTTCATTCATCAGCTTCCAGATAAATTCACCCTGGTGATAGACCTCAAAATTCCCGCCTACCTGCGGATACTCGTTCTTAAGGGTATGGTAACAGTGCGGACAGGTTGTAATGATCTTCTTTATGCCGATCTCGTTGAGAAGCTCCACATTACCCTGGGCGATGCCGAGGTACAGGTCTTCATTGCCGCATCTGCGGGCAGGATCTCCGCAAC is from Syntrophorhabdaceae bacterium and encodes:
- a CDS encoding ribonuclease H-like domain-containing protein, which codes for CVIGLSIENNGFMQWYGKNIDIYSVEQELAHVKTIVTFNGDGFDLPQIKKRLYVDLKENRVSRDLFKEKKKLGIKGGLKDLEKMFGITRRTEGMNGYKAVWLWERYKNKGNLNALNLLLEYNKEDVINLIALEKILDEMRREPV
- a CDS encoding alpha/beta hydrolase — encoded protein: MIQDFQIRSGFNTIAGLMTVPNGPGKYPCVILSHGLISSKESSKYVALSERFAGAGIATCRFDYHGCGASGGNIEDTTLSIRIENLNDVTEYVLRHGQVKPESVGIVGSSFGGATALIKAARDKRIQCVSFWATPCTLEKRGDGSISEIAFKENIYDDFAEYDILSEAKKVSSALVVHGEIDEVVPFQEGKAIYRNIKKPKSIEIIKGADHIFSNPAHREKAINLTLNWFRRYLLSV
- a CDS encoding 4Fe-4S binding protein; the encoded protein is MPAKVDEDACTGCGACAEICPADAITVDDTAKVDPELCTECGACTEECPVEAITLEE